cctcacgtcttaggcaattccagctaagaccGTGacagttcggtatatatatatatatatatatatatatatttatatttatatttttttcgttTCGCCCGGTAACGGACGGTCCGTGTACTGGTAAGCCAACGGACTGGTACATACTGCCCGTActggacggtattattcgaaattgcataccttgctatAGAGAACTAAAGTATCAAATATGCAATATACTATACTGTACTGAAGTATACCATCGTTTTaactatttttgttatttttttgggTGATATACCCTATGTATACCGCCATTGTTCATATGGATCTAGGATTTGGTTTCTTGGACATATCCATATGAACAAAGAATTATCAGAGCAGAGGCATGTAACTCTTCAAATATATCATGGCCAAGAACTAAGCTAAAATACCATCATTTCTCAATGATTACCTTGCCCTTTGCAGCAACTCCCAATGCAGGGGGCCAGTAGTCATGTTAAATGCTCCAGGATAGCATAGCAAATGAGCACCTgaaacaaaaagaatatatatctaTACAATTAGTGAACGGATACAATAGATCAATTGTCAATGAAACTACTAAATGAAAAAAGACATTAACCAATTAAAGAAAGataattatgatatccaaaaaaaaaaaaaactaaatgaaCCATAACTAAATGCAGGAGAATAGTAAAAAGATAGTGATTCACAAATAAAATAGCAATGACAAATATTCCCCAAGAATGCAGATATAGTTGAGACTTTCCAGTTTGACATGGTAAAATAAACCAGAAATTCATTTAAAACAAGCCTTTCAGTTTAAAAAAGATGTGCAGATACTCCAAAAGTATAACGAAGTGGACCTCTTGCTGCATATAATATGGCTAGCTCCTGGAAGCGAATGTCATAACAAATACCAATACCAATGCGTCCTACATCTGCAACCAAAATAATAGGAGAAAGCTTATATTAAAGGATCAATCTATAATTTTGCAAAATTCATAAACAATTAGACACTCAAATAAAAATTGGCAAGAAACCATAATACATCAATTTCAACAAACCAAATGTTAAACTACGAACAAAGTGAATTTAGCTAGTCAAATATCAAGTGCAATTTCAACCAAGCTTTTCATGTAACTGAATAAAAATTTCTGGCTCCAGCAATCCATGAAGCTTTTTCTTTCACAAGTTAGCAAACGATATGAAAATGGAAACCCGATAGCAACAGGTCAAAAGCCAAACACCACAGATCAAGGTTTTATCCACCAGTCTGATACTGATATCAGCAATCAGTACTTCATGAATATTGTTAGATTCTGATGTTCCTCTATCCTTTgttaatatttttctattatattCTACTGCTTCTTTCACACATCAGTCCTTTtctcttatattctgattttattACGTTCTCAGGTGTTCCAATCGCCATGAATTCTCCAATTACTTAGGTCATCTATTCCCTTCACTCTCCCACAATTCGTTTGCCTCACCTTTGACATTTGATGGTTTTGCTGCTCCAAAAACCATTACCAAAATCATCTAACTCATATGCCCTCGCTTGTTGTAAATTACTTGTCAATGACTCCTATATCTGCAATTTCAGTAATATCACTTTCATCTCTATCATGAGACCGAATAGTTTTGTAAGGCCTAAGCATTTAAGAAGGAAACCTACCCTAGAGAAGTTACATTCTCTTCAATAGAATCATGCAAGTCCTTTTACTGTTTCTGTCACAGGGATTCTTACTAGTTGCACTTAAATTTATCCTGTTTGGAgttttttaaattatcaaatgaaTATATCTAAGACTCTGCTATATTTCTCTTGGTTGCAACAAAGTATGACACATTCCATGAGAAATGAATGCTACCTTACCCGATGATTCATCTTGGTTGGCTTCAAAGTTAGAAGTAAAGGAAAATTTTCCATTTCTTCACCGATGTATCATCTATATATGTGGTTACCATCAGGTTCTCTCACATTCCAATAATTTACCTCCTCTTTATCAGGCCATGAACAGCCTCCTCCTGCCTCAAATGGATCACTTCAAGCATATGTGTTCTTAAGGCTAAATCTAAAAAATGTAAATGCTTTGATGCTCCCTCAGTTGCTTTCATATTCTTGCTAGTCCACTAATATGGTTGATATAATCCTAATGATAATGTTTCTACGATCGAGTTCTGCACCTTAGAACAGAGTTCAGTCCCTTTGCAATGGAGTTTTTGTTGCACAGAAGCATCCTTTTTGGCCACTTTACACAAAAAAGAAAGTAAAGATGAGTGTAAAAAATATGCATAAACGCAAGAAAAGTAAATTATAAGTTTTTCCAGAACAAAACATCAGCTAAAGCACTCAGTTTCTCACCATTCATAAGCAATATTATGAAATAAAGAATAGGAAATCAGCATCAATACCACTCAAAAGTTATTTATTTTAAGTTCAGATACAAACTGAATTTAAAGGACAAATGTTTCGTGTTTGATATTGTCCCAGatactttaaatttaaaattcccAGGTGAACTGGAAAAGCTTTAAACAGCTATCATATTATTCAAGAGATGGAAAATCATCTATTTACAACTACAAGATGAAAGAAACttatagaaataaataaaattgCAAATCCATAGAAACATTTCCAAATAAGCATACACTACAACAATGATACACACATTTCAGGAAGCAATTCATATGATAAGATAATATGCATTAAGTTTATTTGAGTACaattaaaataaatcaagaaaaaaaaggcTGCACTCTGATCTATAAGTTAGTTTGAGAAGCTTACAATGCAAATTATCCTGTAAGCAGCATGCATTTAAACTAATGATTGAATGCCATGTTCCACACCTGTGTCCACGATAGTAGGGTGCTCCCCAGCTGTAAGCGTCTTTGATTCCTTAAATGTAATCTTCCCCGGAATATCAATGTCAAAAAGATGTATCTGCCTCATCAAATATTGACATAAAATATCTGTCAAATTTATATCATGAGGAgaacttttgaaaagcaataggagATAGCACAAGAGATATGCCACTAGAAAAAGGAAGACTTTAGGACTCTGTAAACCCTGTTCATAAAATTGTCACCTCACCAATTATCTCTTAAAGAAAAAGACATACAAAAGCGAAAACAGTCATATAAAACACCCCAGCAAAACTGTTCATGTAAGCAAGGTTAAGTATTGAATTACATATGATGTCAAAAGCACATTGTAGAAAGAACTAACAGAAGCACTTGTCCTGTACCTTTCTATGTTTACCCTTGAGAATTCCATCTGTGCCAAATACACAGCATGTATTGTATAGGCAATCACCAGAACGTTCTGGAATCGATCCACCAACTATAGTGATCTGCAGACTGCGAGCAGCTTCAGACAGCATTGAAAATGATGGAGCTGCATCACCTCCGgcttcaatatcctcagcatagaCTGGGAAGCTATCATTTGAATATGGACTATTCCATATTTCCTAACAACAATTACACCAATCAATTCTAAAAACATTTAATCAAAGGTGGTGATTTAGATAACAGTAAGGGCATAAAATATCGTTGGAGAAGTAAATTCCTAACAAAAATAATGTAATTTACATGAAAAAGACACACCTTCTATAATAAAATGAAATAGTCACCTCAAGAGATCTAAGCAACCATGAAGTTATCAATCTTTACAGGATCATTGACCTCTATAGAATAGGAAGAGGATAAACCAATTAATGGAATGGATTCTCCAACCAGACTGGATCCATTTGATGGTCAACCGATGATAAAAAATGTTTATCAAAGGTTCATTTCTCAAGGAACTAAGCTCTTGTGAGAAGTGTCATACCTAAATTTATTTTCTGTGGTCATGAGTGTCTCTGTATCATGTTTCACTTAGCAAAATGATAGTAGGCAGAAAGGATCCCTTGGGCACATACCATTTCTTAAAAGTAAATAAAGTTCCACATTGTTTCAATCTGCTCCTGGTCAAGTTAGGGAAGAAAAGGTTAATCAAGCTTTCTACAAAGTCCTACCGGCAATaggtttaaatatttattttctatcaTTTCCATATGTATTCCATCATTGTTTTAGTTTATATTGTGGAAACCCCTAGAGTCCCATTTTCTTAGTCTATTTGGTGTCTAAGATTCAAATAAAATTGTCATAAACATTAAGCAAATTGTTTAGTATATCAAAAGTGATatttaaagagttgtaaaggtcTCTTTCGTGGGTAACGAGATTTCcgaaaaagaaaaactttctcCCACATGGCTTCttaatgtgtatatatacatttgtaatcCTTTGAGGCATGCTAATGAGGCTGGTCATTTTCTTTATTCTTCTCTTATATACTCTTCTTTTCCTAACAGACTGAGTGCTGTTGTTGAAGATTACAATTAATTATTGGTGCTGATTCTGAGATGGCTTTATCCCATTAGCAAATGAAATCTTGAGAGCTCTAACTGCAGTTGCCACCTTGAGAAAGTAGCAAATGTTTTCTCTAAATAAACTCATTTTAGTATGCTGCTGACTAATAGAAAAGATGGACTAGAGAAGAGCTTTTTTGAATAATGTATTTAAATGGAGAAGCTTTCTGGTTGCAGAATAAAGAGGAATTGAGAAGACTAATCAACAAATGGAAGATGGAACATTTACCTATCATACTCTTTTGCTTATTCAAACTGAATTATGTGCGGATAATCGAAAGAACAAACGGAAGTATGATCAGAAAGCATTCCAAGAACATAGGATCTGATTTGACGGAATCTACCGGCAAAAGAACAAGCTGCGCCCCCTTCCGGGCGGCCTCCTTAATCGCTTTGCGAGCATGGGCGATGTTCCTCTCCTTGTCCGGAGTCACTGACAACTGGCAGAGAGCGATCTTGAACTACAAGAATAGGCCAAAAAGATCAGAACTTTGCAGATCCAGAGCCGAAGGGGGAGGAGAAGACATTAAAGAAAGACCGCACCTTGGAGACGCGCGGAGTAGGTAGTTGGAGCGCCGGCGGAACCCTTGACTCCTCGGGCTTGAATGCCGAGGCCATGGCGGAGACGGTGGACAGCCGGTGGCGAGGCGGCCGGGGAGCGACGCAAGGGTTTCGGCGGTGGGGGAGGAGCAAGCCGCGGCGAGAGGAGGGGAACAGGTCGGCGGCGAGAAGAGCGACAGACGGGCGGACGGCGAGTGCCCCTCTCATACTCTAGTCGTGTGCGATATATTGAGTCGCGACCGCGATGTATGGTAAGTTTACCGCCGGAGGATTTTAAGGTTCGGAGACGGCCAAAGATTTCACGGTATACCGTCGTCTTGTACCTCAAATTACACtcgtctctctttctctcttcaacCCTCGAAACCCTAAAGGAACCTCATCGTTTCTTGCTCCGACCGAAGCCCTTGACGCAACTCCGATCTTTGCTCCGTCTCAGCGTTCGCGATGTATCGTGTTGTATTGTTGGTGTTGATGAGAGGGATTCTTTGGGTTAATTATGATCTTATTTGTAtcgatctttatatttaaaaaatttatattaagatttttatagtcctaaaaataaaataaataattttatttatcttaacgtTATTAACGAAAAATATAACACGTGATATTTGGATATCGATATAAAAATAaacgataaaaagataattttaatatttcttttgtttgtaatgatcttatcataaaaaatataattttaatattcgatacgttagaaatattaaaattatccatATATAGGTAatatattgttagattggatTTGTCTTAGCATATGTCTCCTGGTACGAGAAACATGCCTGTAATGAGAGGGTCCCCTGTTCTCAGATCTCAGTTTTGACGGTACAAGTCTGATTCATTACATTAGTTGATCTAGCTAATCCTATCTTGGTTTTGGAAGCAAGGAGATGATTTGTGCAGGAAGAATTCCTCTTGGAATAAGTCTGATGGATGAACAAGATGGTACCGTTAAGACTCGGTTCTCATCCATGAATTAAGACCCTTTTGGCACGgtgatttgatatattgcattccTCCTTTTCTAAAGCTTCAAGTAGGGATAAATTCTTATAATGATGATAGAACCCTTATGGAttctggggttgatctctttaggcgaTCGACCTTCTTGATACTTTATAGGAGTTCTTTCCTTCATGTTACTGTTTAAAGGttactaaaaagattcatctatttcttgagattatttatagggcttctaaacctcaactcctaataagactcatactcaagactcatacttttaaccAATTTCTAATGTTTATCTAAGAAGTAACattcaaactaatcctaaccttagccggtcTATTCACCTTTTTTAATAGGAAttggctaaggttaggattagtttggagattTCTTCTTCGAGATCACCACCGGAGGTGAAGAACAAAATCCATCCATTAAATATTTCTCCTCTTTGAGTGGACAATTTTGATGATCTTTGGATGGATATGTTGGTCCAAAATGTCCATGATTTCTTTCCCTTGCACGCAATGTTAGCCTTCTCGAGTCCCCGTCAATGATATTACTGAAACCAATGAAAGCTAATACACTATCCATCATCTGACGTCGATTGCTCTTATGATAATTGTGCTTAAGAGTCAATCGACttcaccttatatatatatatatatatatatatatatatatatatatatatatatatatatatatatatatatatatatatatatatatatatatatatatatatatatatatatatacccacacCAAGAAATGGATCATGCACAGAATAACTAGTGTTGGACCAGGTCCACCAACCATGGGTTCAATCATCCAATCAACATTGTCCAAGCCACAAGATCATGTTCTATGGGATGGCACGCCAAGTCTTTTGTCCACCAAGCAGGAAGGAGGCTAAAGGTAGAACGTCAATTAATATCCACACCCAAAATCATGATGCTTTCCGGTGAACGTCTCTATCTACACCCAAAATCCAAAACTTTAGGCCACCACTGATGCAATTAGTATCCAATTACCTAACCTAACCTATATGATGCTTTGGAAGTAGGAGAAGAAAGCAGAGCACAGCATGAGCCAGACCCTTCAACTACGAGTCCTGCTCCCCAGGACACCAATCCATCTTTATCACTGGAGTAGCAAGATACCTTGTCCTTAGACACACATTGAAAACAGGGCATGGCAGAGTGGAGGCCCAGAACAAggacaaaaaggaaagaaaagcggGCCACACCACCAAACCCAATCCAGAATGAGAGGACAAGAACTTGATGTCAGGATCTCCAATCCATTATGATCTATGATTCCCATATGCTCACACTCTCCAATCCATTTTCTCCTTCCGATAGAGTTTGGCATCTTCCAACAGTTGCTCGTACAGAGTTTTTCCTCACCCACTCTTGAAACGAAAGGCTTCGGGAGGGTTTACAGCAGGAGAGAGGGGCTTGAAGACATTACCACATTTGCTGCACCTGCAGCCATCTTTACACACACACTGCCCCACTCTTGACTCTTTTTAAGACCAGTCCAAGAGTTCCTCTTCACAGCTGAAATGTTATCCATCCGAAACACACTTCAATTGCCtcagctttctaattatgatctaTGAACAGAGACTTCAATTGTCAAACATGGGAAACGACATTAATTAGAAGGAACATGCCTGGAGGATCACATATAATATGAAGATGATGTAAGCAATCTTGCTTTG
The window above is part of the Musa acuminata AAA Group cultivar baxijiao chromosome BXJ1-1, Cavendish_Baxijiao_AAA, whole genome shotgun sequence genome. Proteins encoded here:
- the LOC103991078 gene encoding omega-amidase, chloroplastic; the encoded protein is MRGALAVRPSVALLAADLFPSSRRGLLLPHRRNPCVAPRPPRHRLSTVSAMASAFKPEESRVPPALQLPTPRVSKFKIALCQLSVTPDKERNIAHARKAIKEAARKGAQLVLLPEIWNSPYSNDSFPVYAEDIEAGGDAAPSFSMLSEAARSLQITIVGGSIPERSGDCLYNTCCVFGTDGILKGKHRKIHLFDIDIPGKITFKESKTLTAGEHPTIVDTDVGRIGIGICYDIRFQELAILYAARGAHLLCYPGAFNMTTGPLHWELLQRARAADNQLFVATCSPARDSGAGYIAWGHSTLVGPFGEVIATTEHEEAIIVEEIDYSLIELRRSNLPLANQRHGDLYQLVDVQRLNSK